The Xiphophorus maculatus strain JP 163 A unplaced genomic scaffold, X_maculatus-5.0-male Unplaced_Scaffold_BN000156F, whole genome shotgun sequence DNA segment TGTATCATGGTATTAAGTGTATTGGACAGAAAATGggtgaaaacaaagaaaaacagacattggAACTACATAAACTATAAAGAAATGACACCAGCTACTagtttttccaggttttctaATAAATTATCATAATTGTATTCGTTTTGCatcaaaaaatctaaattttctcTCTTAGTTTGTGTGTAAATCTGCATCTCCTCAACACTTAAATCGAGTATTTTGAATTTCCTGCTCTGACACCATGAGCTTCACACACATTTGGTTATCTGTTCCAGTGGTTTCCTACCTGAGGATTTGGATAACAATTGTTCATTGAACCAACACACAAAGCTGCAGTAAAACTCTGAAGTAGAAAGATTACTATCTAAATTATAGGTTTCTGCCATGAGGTGGGATTTTACTGCTTATGGTGAATTCACATGGTGCAGACGACAGGATTTAAAAATCTCTGCtagttaaatgtttatatgtCTATTGCTTTTTgctataattaaaatatttgtattaattCTAAGCATTTTAATAGAAATGCATCCATGTCCTATAAACTTTTGTACATGATGACCTCAAACTTTGGGGATTTGATTAcctaatcctgctttaaacatctccacaactttctctctGATCTCTCTGTGttcctgtttgttctctaaATATGATGAATTCATTCAGAGATTGAATGACACAAGTGGACTCTGTTTACTAGCGAGGGGATTTCCTTTTAAAACCGGTTGCACTGGCTTTTGTTTAGGAAAATCAAGTAGAAAAAGAAGATTGTTAAAAATTCAGCctgatttcactttttatgatttttattagtATGAAATGTTACCAGTGTGGGTCTGCTTTGTTGTTGCATGTTGTGTTATTATCCCAGTAAGGCACAAAGcagaatgtaaaaatgttttaatgggtATGATAATTTTGTAAGCAGCTGTTTGTAAACCCAAGAGATTTACATGTTATAACATTCACCACATGCTACACATTAGctgtaatcagattaaaaaagggaaaacatgtTGAATTCATGATGTCCAGATCagtggtgtcaaactcattttgattttgttccTTATAAAAATCATGAAtattcttaaagggccagttgtgccagaatggTTTGATAAAAGCCATTAACATCATCAATAACAGCTGTCTCTGGATTCAGATTAAATCAAATTGAGCATCTTTTCACATCGATTAGTCCCTCCAAGATTTCACGATTGTTTTTGTGGGTATATAATAtgattttgcaatatttgtggTTATGTATGacgttaaatgtgacttttaattACTCGCCAAATCAATCACGGACTGTAACTTGAGTTCAAGTAAGGCCGAGGCattagtggagtaaaagtatgAAATACTGTCCCCCGGAagtgggagttagcatcacttaacACCaaatttttgacaattttttgcgaaaaaatttgcaataaactcacaattatacATTAGCAGGGATTTGTTTATTTAGCGTAAATTTCCACAGCCGTTGAATCGTGAAAAACTTGAAGGAAAGATTGATGTAACTTGAGGCATAATAAGCTGTGGAGCATGTGTCGAGTTTGACACGTGCtctagaaacagaaaaaaaacatgaacaaacacATTGCAAGATGTATGACATTTAGAGAAATGTGCTGGTTGTCTTCATTTTTATCTATATGCTGCTCTCTGGTGCTGATAAATGCTTTTCCAAACATGAATCAACCGGATTTCAATttcatttgtcagttttttcatagattaaacagaaaaaaggcttCTGTGAGCCGAGGTAGCGTTACATTCTTCTACAAAATCTAATTTGACTGCAGAATTCAGAAAGGAAATGGGAATAATTCAGCAGGAATACATATGAGAACTGAAAAGACACAGGTCAAAATGcgtttttctactttttgcaGTAGACTACAGCTCCATAAGCCACCACTCCTACGAAAGCCACTAGCGCAGCGCCTCCAAACAGAAGCTCAGAGGAGCTCAGAGATTTGGTCTTAGGTGCAGCGGCTGCTTTAACTGAATGTTCTCCATCATCCTGAAGGGGAATCTGTGAGAATTTAGCTTCTGAACTCTCTTCTGTTTGAAGCTCTGGAGCCTTTGGCGgcaggatggatggaggatggaggCCCAGCGTGGAATAATGCTCGTCCACTTCAGAGACTGTGGTTGAAGGGACTGGTGTGGTCGTCGTGGAGGGGGGATCCAGTTTGAGAATGGGCAGCAGAGGCAGCGCCATCGGGGGAACAACGTGCCTGAACTCTGCATGAGGTTCCTCCACAGACACCAGCAGCTCCTTCGCCTCCGGAGCTTGGAGGTCCGGCTCCGCCAGCTCCCTCTCaacactgagcatgctcagaacGCTTGCTTGCAGGTCCTCATCCTCGTCCTCctctctccatctcctcccCTGGGTCTCCTCCAGCATCTCCACCTCCTCCCGCTCCAGGTGCACCATGTCGGAGTTGGAGGAGTGGTTCTCGTCTCCGGCTAAAACGGGCCCGTCGTTGCTGTCGAGGCTCTTGGTGTCCTCGGGGTCCATGTCGCCCATCGTGGACCAGGACTCTGCCAGCAGACTCTCGCTGTGCCAAGGTCCAGAACTCTCTGCCTGGGTCAGAGGCAGAGAGGCCGGACTGCTGCCTCCATCCCCCCTGCTGGGCTCGACTGGGACCTTTCCCTCCAGAATGAAGGCTGGCTGCTGCAAACAAGCACAGATCAGAGGTGAGACGATTCCTTTCAAAAGCATTCAAACTGGGGATGGAAACAATTAATCCACTTAATTgtcaattaattgtttattaaattaaagttaattcaaTTCGATTAACTAATAACgttctttactttcttttagtgttgtagtttggccacTGTCCAGCAGAGGGAGCCGCTGGTCATCCCTAGCAATTGATACAAAATTAAAGATGGTGgccaaaccaaaacagaaaagataaatggtCCAGTCTGGTGTAGTAtataaaatgcactttatgcaGTTTTGTTTAGGAAGATAAACACTTGACAGACTccttaagttgttttaaaatataaatactcgACAATCTC contains these protein-coding regions:
- the LOC111607831 gene encoding bcl-2-like protein 13 — translated: MGDMDPEDTKSLDSNDGPVLAGDENHSSNSDMVHLEREEVEMLEETQGRRWREEDEDEDLQASVLSMLSVERELAEPDLQAPEAKELLVSVEEPHAEFRHVVPPMALPLLPILKLDPPSTTTTPVPSTTVSEVDEHYSTLGLHPPSILPPKAPELQTEESSEAKFSQIPLQDDGEHSVKAAAAPKTKSLSSSELLFGGAALVAFVGVVAYGAVVYCKK